Genomic segment of Alphaproteobacteria bacterium:
GGCGCGGAGCAGGACCGCGTTCTCAAATCAGTTACGGAGGAGTTGCAGGAGAAAGGCTTTATCGTCGCCCAATTGGACAACGTGATCAATTGGTGCCGAACGGGGTCGATGTGGCCGATGACTTTCGGTCTCGCCTGCTGCGCGGTCGAGATGATGCATAGCGCGTGTAGCCGCTATGATCTGGACCGGTTCGGCATCGTATTTCGACCGAGCCCGCGCCAGTCCGATGTCATGATCGTCGCGGGCACCTTATGCAACAAAATGGCACCCGCACTGCGCAAGGTCTATGACCAGATGGCCGAGCCCCGCTATGTGATCTCAATGGGGTCGTGCGCCAATGGTGGCGGTTACTATCATTATTCCTACTCGGTCACGCGCGGCTGCGACCGAATCGTTCCGGTAGATATCTATGTACCTGGTTGCCCGCCGACCGCCGAAGCTCTGCTCTATGGGTTTTTGCAACTGCAGAAAAAGATTCGGCGCACCGGCTCGCTAAGCCGGTAGGCAACCGAGAGCAAGGACGCATATGGAACAGGCGCTGATCGAACTTGGCGAGCACGTCCGCGGATCTTTGGGGCGCGACGTTACCGCGGTGGAAGACGGCAACGGCGAACTGATCATTCGGGCCCGCCGCGAAGGGATCGCGCGAGTGCTCCAATTCCTGCGCGATGACAGCACATGCTCGTTCAAGCTGCTGGTCGATGTATGCGGCGTCGATTATCCGGACCGGGCAGAACGGTTTGAGGTCGTCTATAACTTGTTGAGCCTCAACCATAACCAGCGTTGCCGGGTCAAGGTATCGTGCGCTGAAGATAGCCCTGTCCCGACGGTCAGCGGCGTGTTCAGTGTGGCGAACTGGTTCGAGCGCGAGATTTGGGACCTCTATGGTGTGTTCTTCGAGGACCATCCCGATCTTCGCCGTATCTTGACCGACTACGGCTTCCAGGGGCACCCCTTGCGCAAGGACTTTCCGCTGACCGGCTATGTCGAGCCGCGCTACGATACCGAACAGAAGCGCGTCGTCTACGAACCGGTCAAATTGGTCCAGGAGTTTCGGACTTTCGATTTCCTCAGTCCCTGGGAAGGCATGACCCCGTCTTTGCCGGGCGACGAGAAGGCTGAGGAAAAAACGTCCTAATGGCCGAAGTCGCGATCCGAAACTACACCCTGAATTTCGGCCCGCAGCATCCTGCGGCGCACGGAGTTCTGCGCATGGTCATGGAACTCGACGGCGAAGTCGTCGAGCGTGTCGACCCGCACGTCGGCTTCCTTCACCGCGGCACCGAGAAGCTGATCGAGCACAAGACATATTTGCAGGCCATACCGTATTTCGATCGCCTGGATTATGTCTCACCAATGTCGTTGGAACATGCCTTCGTGCTCGCCGCCGAGAAGTTGCTCGGCCTCGAAGTGCCGGAACGCGCCCAGTACATACGGGTTCTGTTTTGTGAAATCACACGCATTCTCAACCATCTCTTGAACGTCCCGGCGTTCGCCCTTGACGTCGGCGCCATGACGCCGATGCTGTGGGCTTTCGAAGAGCGCGAGCATTTGATGGAGTTCTACGAGCGCGCGAGTGGCGCTCGCTTTCATTCGGCTTATTTCCGAGTTGGTGGAGTCCACCAGGATATCCCTGCCGGAATGCTCGACGATGTGTTGGAATGGGCCGGCCGTTTCGGCAAGATTATCGACGACATGGAAGGCCTGCTGACCGAGAACCGCATTTTCAAGCAGCGGACGGTCGATATCGGGATCGTATCGGCCGAGGACGCCATCGATTGGGGTTTCACGGGCCCCATGCTGCGGGGTTCCGGCGTCGCGTGGGACTTGCGCAAGGCTCAGCCGTACGACGTCTACGATCGGATGGATTTCGATATCCCAGTCGGCAAAAACGGGGATTGCTACGACCGCTACTTGGTACGTATCGAGGAGATGCGGCAGAGCCTGCGCATCATCGAGCAATGTTGCGCGCAAATGCCGGACGGTCGGCACGTCGCCGACGATCAGAAGGTCGCGCCGCCGAAGCGGGGTGAAATGAAACGCTCGATGGAAGCGTTGATCCATCATTTCAAGCTGTTTACCGAAGGCTTCCACGTGCCACCGGGCGAGACCTATACGGCGGTCGAGGCGCCGAAAGGCGAGTTCGGCGTCTATCTTGTATCGGACGGCACTAACCGGCCCTATCGATGCAAGATCCGGGCGCCCGGTTTTGCGCATCTTCAGGCGATGGATTTTTGCTGCAAGGGATACATGCTGGCCGATTCGGTCGCCATTCTCGGCTCCATGGACATCGTCTTCGGGGAGGTCGACAGATGACCGCCGATTGGGCAGTGGAGCCGGAAAGCTTCGCCTTTACGCCGGAAAACCTGGCCAAGGCGGACGCGTATATCGCGAAATATCCCGATGGCCGCCAGGCCAGCGCGGTCATGCCGTTGCTCGATCTCGCGCAGCGACAGCAGAACGGCTGGTTGTCGAAAGCGGCCATCGAATACGTTGCCGACTATCTCGGCATGCCGATCATCCGCGTCTATGAGGTCGTCAGTTTTTATGTCATGTATTTCGACAAGCCGGTCGGCACTCATGTTGTGTGGGTCTGCACGACGACTCCGTGCTGGTTGCGCGGCAGCGAAGAGGTTCTTGACGCATGCCGAGAGAATCTCGGTATCGAAGTGGGGGAAACCACCGATGACGGCACGTTCACGTTGCTTGAACAGGAGTGTCTCGGGGCTTGCGTGAATTCACCCATGATGCAAATCGGCGACCATTATTATGAGGACCTGGACCGCGAAAAGACGATTGCGGTTCTGGATGCTCTCCGCCGTGGCGAACAGCCGCCTATCGGATCGCAATCGGGTCGTCAGACATCGGCGCCGCAATCGGGACCCAAGGTCCTGATTGATATTGAGCAGATGGGAGAAAGTTGATGCTGCGCGACGCCGATCGGATTTTCACCAATCTCTACGGTATCCACGATCCAGGCCTTGCCGGTGCGCGCCGTCGCGGCGATTGGGACGGAACGAAGGAGATCCTGGGCCGCGGGCGCGACGCCATCATCGAGGAGATGAAGAGTTCCGGTCTGCGAGGACGGGGCGGCGCAGGTTTCCCCACGGGATTGAAGTGGTCATTCATGCCCAAGGAGAGTGACGGCCGGCCGCATTATCTGGTGGTAAATGCCGACGAGTCGGAACCTGGGACCTGCAAGGATCGGGATGTCATGCGCCACGATCCCCATAAACTGGTCGAAGGGTGCCTGATAGCCGGCTTCTGCATGGGCGCCCATACCGGGTATATCTATATTCGCGGAGAGTTCTACGACGAGGCGGTCGCTTTGGAAAAGGCGATTGCGGAGGCCTACGAGGCCGGGCTGGTCGGCCGTAACGCCTGCGAGAGCGGCTGGGATTTCGACCTTTATGTGCATCGCGGGGCCGGCGCCTACATCTGTGGTGAAGAAACCGCCCTGCTCGAAAGTCTCGAAGGAAAGAAGGGACAGCCGCGGTTAAAACCGCCGTTCCCCGCCAATGCTGGTGCCTACGGTTGTCCAACGACGGTCAACAATGTCGAGACCATTGCCGTCGCGCCAACGATATTGCGACGCGGCGCTTCGTGGTTCACGGGATTTGGCCGC
This window contains:
- a CDS encoding NADH-quinone oxidoreductase subunit B; this encodes MGVEAEFKQGGPLPPGAEQDRVLKSVTEELQEKGFIVAQLDNVINWCRTGSMWPMTFGLACCAVEMMHSACSRYDLDRFGIVFRPSPRQSDVMIVAGTLCNKMAPALRKVYDQMAEPRYVISMGSCANGGGYYHYSYSVTRGCDRIVPVDIYVPGCPPTAEALLYGFLQLQKKIRRTGSLSR
- a CDS encoding NADH-quinone oxidoreductase subunit C; amino-acid sequence: MEQALIELGEHVRGSLGRDVTAVEDGNGELIIRARREGIARVLQFLRDDSTCSFKLLVDVCGVDYPDRAERFEVVYNLLSLNHNQRCRVKVSCAEDSPVPTVSGVFSVANWFEREIWDLYGVFFEDHPDLRRILTDYGFQGHPLRKDFPLTGYVEPRYDTEQKRVVYEPVKLVQEFRTFDFLSPWEGMTPSLPGDEKAEEKTS
- a CDS encoding NADH-quinone oxidoreductase subunit D; this encodes MAEVAIRNYTLNFGPQHPAAHGVLRMVMELDGEVVERVDPHVGFLHRGTEKLIEHKTYLQAIPYFDRLDYVSPMSLEHAFVLAAEKLLGLEVPERAQYIRVLFCEITRILNHLLNVPAFALDVGAMTPMLWAFEEREHLMEFYERASGARFHSAYFRVGGVHQDIPAGMLDDVLEWAGRFGKIIDDMEGLLTENRIFKQRTVDIGIVSAEDAIDWGFTGPMLRGSGVAWDLRKAQPYDVYDRMDFDIPVGKNGDCYDRYLVRIEEMRQSLRIIEQCCAQMPDGRHVADDQKVAPPKRGEMKRSMEALIHHFKLFTEGFHVPPGETYTAVEAPKGEFGVYLVSDGTNRPYRCKIRAPGFAHLQAMDFCCKGYMLADSVAILGSMDIVFGEVDR
- the nuoE gene encoding NADH-quinone oxidoreductase subunit NuoE, with translation MTADWAVEPESFAFTPENLAKADAYIAKYPDGRQASAVMPLLDLAQRQQNGWLSKAAIEYVADYLGMPIIRVYEVVSFYVMYFDKPVGTHVVWVCTTTPCWLRGSEEVLDACRENLGIEVGETTDDGTFTLLEQECLGACVNSPMMQIGDHYYEDLDREKTIAVLDALRRGEQPPIGSQSGRQTSAPQSGPKVLIDIEQMGES
- the nuoF gene encoding NADH-quinone oxidoreductase subunit NuoF, whose product is MLRDADRIFTNLYGIHDPGLAGARRRGDWDGTKEILGRGRDAIIEEMKSSGLRGRGGAGFPTGLKWSFMPKESDGRPHYLVVNADESEPGTCKDRDVMRHDPHKLVEGCLIAGFCMGAHTGYIYIRGEFYDEAVALEKAIAEAYEAGLVGRNACESGWDFDLYVHRGAGAYICGEETALLESLEGKKGQPRLKPPFPANAGAYGCPTTVNNVETIAVAPTILRRGASWFTGFGRENNHGTKLYCISGHVNEPCNVEESMSIPLRELIEKHAGGVRGGWDNLLAIIPGGSSVPLLPKSICDTVLMDFDALREVKSGLGTAAVMVMDKSTDIVKAIARLSKFYMHESCGQCTPCREGTGWMWRVMERLVRGEAEVGEIDMLLEVTYQVEGHTICALGDAAAWPIQGLIRHFRPELERRIVERQTTGQAAA